GGCTCTCGCTGCTTTTTCTTTTATTTTATCCGGCACTCTTGCCGGTACGATGCTTTCAAACAAAATATTATCGCGATGGATATTTTCAGCGGCCGGGAAAGTCTTCACTTCACCGCACACGCCGCGGGAAACGATGACGCTCATTTCAAGGCTGAAGTCGACCCAGCTTTCAAGGACGCATTCTCCCTGGTCCAGAAGGCGTACAACCTCGCTGTCATTCAGATCGTTTTCGGTTTTCATCACAAACTGGCCTTTGCCGTCGTAACCTCCGCGGCACGTTTTCAACACGGAAGGAAAACCGATGTCTGCCGCCGCTTCAGTCAATTGCTCTTTCGTATTGACAAGGCGATACGGCGCCACTTTCACGCCGAGTCTTGTGAGTGCTTCCTTCTCCCTGCCGCGGTGCTGCGTGATTTCGAGAAGGTCATGGCCCTGCGGCACATACGTTTTTCCTTCAAGGAATTTGACGGTCTCAACCGGGATATTTTCAAATTCGTAAGTAATGATGTCACTGATTTTGGCAAGGCGCGCTGCCGCCCCAAGATCGTCATACGCCCCGATGATTTCGTAATCCGCAACCTGGGCACACGGTGAGTCTTCTTTCGCTTCAAGAACAGCGACCCTGTAGCCCATTTCCTTCGCTGAGACGGCCATCATCCGGCCAAGCTGTCCGCCGCCGAGAATGCCGATCGTCGCACCTGGTGCAATTATTTTATTATTCATAACGTATCACTGCTTTCCAGCACTTTTTGCTTCATATTCTCGCGCCTTGTTTCGAGACGGCGCTCAACCTCTTCATCTGTAACCGATAAAATTTGGGCAGCGAGCAATCCTGCATTCGTTGCGCCCGCTTTGCCGATCGCGACGGTTGCAACCGGAACTCCGCCCGGCATCTGCACGATTGACAGCAGGGAATCGAGGCCTTTCAATGATCGGGACTCGACCGGCACGCCGATGACAGGCAATGTCGTTTTAGCGGCAACCATGCCCGGAAGATGGGCAGCCCCGCCCGCGCCGGCAATGATGACCTTGAGTCCGCAGCCCCGCGCCTCTTCCGCATACGTAAACATCAAGTCAGGCGTCCGGTGAGCGGATACCACTTTTTTTTCATACGGAATTTTCAATTCGTCCAACATATCACATGCATGCTTCATCGTTTCCCAGTCGGATGTGCTTCCCATTATGATTCCGACTTTCGCAGCCATGGACCTCTCCTCCTTCACCAGTTATGATTTTCGTTTTTGAGATGAACATTCCTTTTTGTCCAGGCAAAGAAAAAAGCCCGTGACAAAATGCTTCTCACTATGCGAGAAAGCAATCTATCACAGGCTTCACCACCTTCAGACCCTAAAATTGGGCATAATAGACCCTCTCCCCCATAGTCCAGCTATTTACGGCAGCCGGGTAGAAACGTTTGGGCCATATTCCCAAATTTATATGAGGTAGAACTATTTATTCCGTTCAGTTGTCACCATAATAGTAACAACTGGAGTCCATTTCTGTCAACCAATAAATCGAACGTTAAAGGTCTTTAAGAAGTTAATGTTCGGTTTTTACTGTAATTTTCCTTCAAAAACAATTTTTCGTCCACATGGAATGACTTTTGTTTCGTTTCCTTCCGTTACTTCTTTAAAAATCGGCTCTTCCATCCGCCGCACCGGCATGTAGCCTTCCTGCTTCATCCGGTCGAGGCAGTCCGCGATCGTCTCGTTTTCCTTAACTTCAAATTTCATTTTCCTGCGCTTTTTACTGCTCACGTTTCAACCTGCCCTTTCGTACATTTTTCACCCAGAACCCGCCGTAAATTGTTTTCGGTTCATAGGCGATGATAAACGCTTTCGGATCTATTTCCTTGATCGAATGATACAACTGGAGTTCATACTTGCGCGGGGTCAAAATCTGCATCGCAAGCCGGTCCCCTTCAAGGCCGCTCGCCTGCCAGCTCGTCACCCCGTATCCTTTATCCCGGATTGCTTTTGCAATATCCACATCATAGCCTTTACTGATCACATTGACCGTAATGTAACCGAGCGCCAGCTTCTCTTCAATCTTCATGCCAACCACTACGCCAAGTCCGTAACCGACCGCGTATGCGACCAAATTCTGGATTTGATCGATGTTATCCAGCACAAGGCCGAGACCAAGAACATAAATGACAACTTCGAACATACTGATGAACGCGGCCAAATACCGCTGGCCCTTCAGCGTCAAAATCATCCGTATCGTAAAGAAAGAGACGTATACAATATTGACGACAAGAATGATCGCAATCATGACCAAACTATTTTCTAACAAATCATTACCTCCCACAATGGCAATCCACTTAGAGTAATCAATTATACAACGATTTTATCATAATACAATACCGGCACTTTTTTTCAACGGTCACCGCCGCTGGGCGGGCACACCCTGCGCCCAATTATCATATGATAGTTGACGGAGGGAGATGATGCGGATGCAAGGAATGGAACATACACGCGACTTGCAAAAATATATGAGCTCG
This genomic window from Bacillus marinisedimentorum contains:
- the purK gene encoding 5-(carboxyamino)imidazole ribonucleotide synthase, which encodes MNNKIIAPGATIGILGGGQLGRMMAVSAKEMGYRVAVLEAKEDSPCAQVADYEIIGAYDDLGAAARLAKISDIITYEFENIPVETVKFLEGKTYVPQGHDLLEITQHRGREKEALTRLGVKVAPYRLVNTKEQLTEAAADIGFPSVLKTCRGGYDGKGQFVMKTENDLNDSEVVRLLDQGECVLESWVDFSLEMSVIVSRGVCGEVKTFPAAENIHRDNILFESIVPARVPDKIKEKAARAAFHIAASLDMIGTLGVEMFIGKDGEVYINELAPRPHNSGHYTIDACETSQFQQHVRAICGWPLGPTDLLKPAVMVNILGEDLENVIRHLNEFSDIKFHLYGKAEAKQKRKMGHYTILNTNLAKAIEKAQDLIKKTIGQEPQKIGGNAE
- a CDS encoding DUF2179 domain-containing protein, whose product is MIAIILVVNIVYVSFFTIRMILTLKGQRYLAAFISMFEVVIYVLGLGLVLDNIDQIQNLVAYAVGYGLGVVVGMKIEEKLALGYITVNVISKGYDVDIAKAIRDKGYGVTSWQASGLEGDRLAMQILTPRKYELQLYHSIKEIDPKAFIIAYEPKTIYGGFWVKNVRKGRLKREQ
- the purE gene encoding 5-(carboxyamino)imidazole ribonucleotide mutase, with the protein product MAAKVGIIMGSTSDWETMKHACDMLDELKIPYEKKVVSAHRTPDLMFTYAEEARGCGLKVIIAGAGGAAHLPGMVAAKTTLPVIGVPVESRSLKGLDSLLSIVQMPGGVPVATVAIGKAGATNAGLLAAQILSVTDEEVERRLETRRENMKQKVLESSDTL
- a CDS encoding NETI motif-containing protein; this translates as MKFEVKENETIADCLDRMKQEGYMPVRRMEEPIFKEVTEGNETKVIPCGRKIVFEGKLQ